The following proteins come from a genomic window of Carassius gibelio isolate Cgi1373 ecotype wild population from Czech Republic chromosome B8, carGib1.2-hapl.c, whole genome shotgun sequence:
- the cdkn2c gene encoding cyclin-dependent kinase 4 inhibitor C produces MAEDTAIDRLSSAAAIGDLKEIEQTLQSNVNVNEKNKYGRTPLQVMKLGCPCIAEALLRAGADPNARDPILRLTISHDAARDGYLDTLRVLAQNGADVNLPDNDGNLPLHLAAREGHLAVVQYLVSDCSTPPFVPNAKGYTPRDLAFMHKKHKTVEWLENIAPSQSS; encoded by the exons ATGGCCGAGGACACAGCTATAGATAGGCTGAGCTCTGCAGCTGCGATTGGCGATCTTAAAGAAATTGAGCAGACACTGCAAAGCAACGTGAACGTTAATGAGAAGAACAAGTACGGCAGGACACCATTACAG GTGATGAAACTTGGCTGTCCGTGCATAGCGGAGGCGCTGCTTCGAGCGGGCGCCGATCCAAACGCGCGTGACCCCATCCTAAGACTGACCATCAGTCACGATGCCGCGCGAGACGGATATCTGGATACTCTACGGGTGCTCGCGCAGAACGGAGCTGATGTCAATCTCCCTGACAACGACGGCAACCTGCCTCTGCATCTGGCGGCGCGTGAGGGACACCTGGCTGTTGTGCAGTATCTCGTATCTGACTGCAGCACGCCGCCTTTTGTGCCTAACGCAAAAGGCTACACGCCTCGTGACCTGGCGTTCAtgcacaaaaaacacaaaactgttGAGTGGCTGGAGAACATTGCGCCTTCACAATCCAGCTAG